In Leisingera sp. S132, a single genomic region encodes these proteins:
- a CDS encoding response regulator transcription factor, whose translation MAIPRLLVVDDDVETRMMLTQYLRQNGFIALPCGSEAEIRDQIGAGRIDLILLDVMLGDENGVEICTRLREQQDVPIILVSALSADHQRMAGYESGADDYIAKPFNPDLLLARVRAVLQRARRSSSLIYRRSVATFRFAGWSYDAKRDEVISPAGVQVALSRRETGLLKVFLANPHIPLTREEIAAALDVTGDSGSDEGSGRAIDVLVGRLRSKIEDTPKAPKLLRTERGTGYVLAVDVETGGD comes from the coding sequence ATGGCGATTCCGCGGCTTCTGGTGGTGGATGATGACGTTGAGACGCGCATGATGCTGACCCAGTATCTGCGCCAGAACGGTTTTATCGCCCTGCCCTGCGGCAGCGAGGCGGAGATCCGGGATCAGATCGGCGCGGGGAGGATCGACCTCATTCTGCTCGACGTGATGCTGGGCGATGAGAACGGGGTAGAGATCTGCACCCGGCTGCGTGAGCAGCAGGATGTGCCGATTATCCTGGTCTCGGCCCTGTCCGCTGATCACCAGCGGATGGCGGGGTATGAGAGCGGCGCCGATGATTACATCGCCAAGCCGTTCAACCCCGATCTTCTGCTGGCCCGTGTCCGCGCCGTGCTGCAGCGGGCGCGGCGGTCGTCGTCGCTGATCTACCGCCGCAGCGTCGCCACCTTCCGTTTTGCGGGCTGGTCCTATGACGCCAAGCGCGACGAGGTGATTTCGCCCGCGGGCGTGCAGGTGGCGCTGTCACGGCGCGAGACGGGACTTCTGAAAGTGTTCCTGGCCAACCCGCATATTCCGCTGACGCGGGAGGAAATCGCCGCAGCGCTGGATGTAACCGGCGATAGCGGGTCCGACGAAGGTTCAGGCCGCGCCATCGACGTGCTGGTGGGGCGGTTGCGCTCCAAGATCGAAGACACCCCCAAGGCGCCAAAGCTGCTGCGCACCGAGCGCGGCACCGGCTATGTCCTGGCGGTGGATGTCGAGACCGGCGGGGACTGA
- a CDS encoding ABC transporter substrate-binding protein: MKYTAFAAVSAVALACAAPAAAGPEAEVLHWWTSGGEAKSAAVLQQEFADNGGTWTDMPVAGGGGDAAMTALRARVLSGNAPTAVQLKGPAIQEWYEEGVLADISSVAEAEGWGDVLPGSIADHMKCEGKWCAAPVNVHRVDWIWANAALLEANGIEMPQTWEDFNAAADKLLAAGITPLAHGGQAWQDATVFEAVALGILGPQDFRKAFVDLDMDTLKSDKMAAVFDQMRKMRGYVDANFPGRDWNLATSMVMNGEAAFQIMGDWAKGEFLAAGKVPGKDFLCASVPGDGFLYNVDSFAMFEVDGEDKQAGQDLLAKLIVGPKFQEVFNLNKGSIPARVDVKLDAFDTCAHLSAKDMGDSADNGSLLPSYAHGMALRGAQSGAITDVVTAHFNSEMSSAEAVQMLADAVANSL; this comes from the coding sequence ATGAAATACACCGCTTTTGCGGCCGTTTCGGCCGTGGCGCTGGCCTGTGCGGCACCGGCAGCAGCCGGACCGGAGGCCGAAGTTCTGCACTGGTGGACATCCGGAGGCGAGGCCAAGTCGGCCGCGGTGCTGCAACAGGAATTTGCCGACAACGGCGGCACCTGGACTGATATGCCGGTGGCCGGGGGCGGCGGTGATGCGGCGATGACCGCGCTGCGCGCCCGGGTGCTCTCCGGCAATGCACCGACCGCGGTGCAGCTGAAAGGCCCCGCCATCCAGGAATGGTACGAGGAAGGCGTGCTGGCCGATATCTCCTCCGTCGCTGAGGCCGAGGGCTGGGGGGACGTGCTGCCCGGCTCCATCGCCGACCACATGAAATGCGAGGGCAAATGGTGCGCCGCACCGGTGAACGTGCACCGGGTCGACTGGATCTGGGCCAATGCCGCGCTGCTGGAGGCCAACGGCATTGAGATGCCCCAGACTTGGGAAGACTTCAACGCCGCCGCGGACAAGCTGCTGGCCGCGGGCATCACCCCGCTGGCGCATGGCGGCCAGGCCTGGCAGGACGCCACTGTGTTTGAGGCCGTGGCGCTTGGCATTCTGGGGCCGCAGGATTTCCGGAAGGCCTTTGTCGACCTGGATATGGACACCCTGAAATCGGACAAAATGGCCGCGGTCTTCGACCAGATGCGCAAGATGCGCGGCTATGTCGACGCCAACTTCCCGGGCCGCGACTGGAATCTGGCCACCTCGATGGTGATGAACGGCGAGGCGGCGTTCCAGATCATGGGCGACTGGGCCAAGGGCGAGTTCCTGGCCGCAGGCAAAGTGCCGGGCAAGGATTTCCTCTGCGCCTCGGTGCCGGGCGACGGATTCCTCTATAATGTTGACAGCTTCGCCATGTTCGAGGTGGACGGCGAGGACAAGCAGGCCGGGCAGGATCTCTTGGCCAAGCTGATCGTCGGGCCAAAATTCCAGGAGGTGTTCAACCTCAACAAGGGGTCGATCCCGGCACGGGTGGACGTGAAACTGGATGCCTTTGACACCTGCGCGCATCTGTCGGCCAAGGACATGGGCGACAGCGCGGACAATGGCTCGCTCTTGCCCAGCTATGCCCACGGCATGGCCCTGCGCGGCGCGCAATCGGGCGCCATCACCGATGTGGTGACCGCGCATTTCAACTCCGAGATGTCCTCGGCTGAGGCCGTGCAGATGCTGGCCGACGCTGTCGCCAACTCTCTCTGA
- a CDS encoding carbohydrate ABC transporter permease, translating to MTEWLERHIPKMVLAPSFAAVLVFVYGFIAWTAWVSLTRSRLLPKYEIDGLIQYERLFNAPRWDTAMSNLFVFGTLFILISMVLGLMLAILLDQKIRTEGVLRTIYLYPMALSLIVTGTAWKWIMNPGLGLEAMVRGWGFDSFTFDWVINPDKAIYAVVIAGVWQASGFVMALFLAGLRGVDGEIINAAQVDGIPAWRIYTAIIIPSMAPIFLSAFIVLAHLAIKSFDLVIALTGGGPGYATDLPATYMYTMAFSRGDIGQAASSAMVMMAVVFAIIVPYLYSELRAKHD from the coding sequence ATGACCGAATGGCTTGAACGTCATATTCCGAAGATGGTGCTGGCACCGTCCTTCGCCGCGGTGCTGGTGTTTGTCTACGGCTTCATTGCCTGGACCGCCTGGGTGTCGCTGACCCGCTCCCGCCTGCTGCCGAAATACGAGATCGACGGGCTGATCCAGTATGAGCGCCTGTTCAACGCGCCGCGCTGGGATACCGCGATGTCGAACCTGTTTGTGTTCGGCACCCTGTTCATCCTGATCTCGATGGTCCTCGGCCTGATGCTGGCCATCCTGCTGGACCAGAAGATCCGCACCGAAGGCGTCTTGCGCACCATCTACCTGTATCCGATGGCGCTGTCGCTGATCGTGACCGGCACCGCCTGGAAGTGGATCATGAACCCCGGCCTGGGGCTGGAAGCCATGGTGCGGGGCTGGGGGTTCGACAGCTTCACCTTCGACTGGGTGATCAACCCGGACAAGGCGATCTATGCGGTGGTCATCGCCGGTGTCTGGCAGGCGTCCGGCTTTGTGATGGCGCTGTTCCTGGCGGGACTGCGCGGGGTCGATGGCGAGATCATCAACGCCGCGCAGGTCGATGGCATCCCGGCTTGGCGGATCTATACCGCGATCATCATCCCCTCAATGGCGCCGATCTTCCTGTCAGCTTTCATCGTGCTGGCGCATCTGGCGATCAAGAGCTTCGACCTGGTGATTGCCCTCACCGGCGGCGGCCCCGGCTATGCCACCGACCTGCCCGCCACCTACATGTACACGATGGCCTTCTCCCGCGGCGACATCGGCCAGGCAGCCAGCTCTGCCATGGTGATGATGGCTGTGGTGTTCGCAATCATCGTTCCGTATCTCTACTCTGAGCTGAGGGCCAAACATGACTGA
- a CDS encoding carbohydrate ABC transporter permease yields the protein MTDVTLAPATAANSRNWSHFALRWTLFTLLGLFALFYLMPLFVMITTSLKSLEEIRTGSLIAFPREVTFGAWRTAWSEACTGIQCEGLRPFFWNSVVIAVPAVAISTMLGAANGYVIAQWRFKGANLIFSLMLFGCFIPFQVVLLPMARMLGLMGLAGSIPGLIFVHVIYGIGFTTLFFRNFYVTIPQDLVKAAKVDGAGFFRIFWSIFLPLSLPIIVVTVIWQFTQIWNDFLFGVSFSQAGTQPVTVALNNIVNSTTGVKEYNVDMAAAIIAALPTLLVYAVAGKYFIRGLTAGSVKG from the coding sequence ATGACTGATGTGACGCTAGCCCCCGCCACCGCAGCAAACAGCCGCAACTGGAGCCACTTCGCCCTGCGCTGGACGCTGTTCACCCTATTGGGCCTGTTTGCCCTGTTCTACCTGATGCCGCTTTTCGTGATGATCACCACCTCGCTCAAAAGCCTGGAGGAAATCCGCACCGGCAGCCTGATCGCCTTCCCGCGCGAGGTCACCTTCGGCGCCTGGCGCACTGCCTGGTCGGAGGCCTGCACCGGTATCCAATGCGAGGGCCTGCGCCCGTTCTTCTGGAACTCCGTGGTAATCGCGGTGCCGGCGGTGGCCATTTCCACCATGCTGGGCGCGGCCAATGGCTATGTCATCGCGCAATGGCGGTTCAAGGGCGCCAACCTGATCTTCTCGCTGATGCTGTTCGGCTGCTTCATCCCGTTTCAGGTGGTGCTGCTGCCGATGGCGCGGATGCTGGGGCTGATGGGGCTGGCGGGCAGCATTCCGGGGCTGATCTTTGTCCACGTGATCTATGGCATCGGCTTCACCACGCTGTTCTTCCGCAACTTCTATGTCACCATCCCGCAGGATCTCGTGAAGGCGGCCAAGGTGGACGGCGCGGGGTTCTTCCGGATCTTCTGGTCGATCTTCCTGCCGCTGTCGCTGCCGATCATCGTCGTGACCGTCATCTGGCAGTTCACCCAGATCTGGAACGACTTCCTGTTCGGCGTCTCCTTCAGCCAGGCGGGCACCCAGCCGGTGACCGTGGCTTTGAACAACATCGTCAACTCGACCACCGGCGTAAAGGAATACAACGTCGACATGGCCGCCGCGATCATCGCCGCGCTGCCGACGCTGCTGGTCTATGCCGTTGCCGGCAAATACTTCATCCGCGGCCTTACCGCTGGCTCTGTGAAAGGGTGA
- a CDS encoding ABC transporter ATP-binding protein, which yields MKPILDITNLRKNYGSTEILKDINVSIEPGDFLVLVGPSGCGKSTLLNCIAGLEPISGGQIEIGGRDMTHVSPKDRDIAMVFQSYALYPTMTVAKNITFGMKVRGADAATQERKLKEVAAQLQIEALLDRRPGQLSGGQRQRVAMGRALVRDPKLFLFDEPLSNLDAKLRVEMRTEIKKLHHNLGATMVYVTHDQIEAMTLATKIVVMKGGVVQQIGTPAEIYNKPANLFVADFMGSPAMNLIPARAEANGQGTRIEMDCGGSAPIVLKDSRATGLPQDVILGVRPEDIAEAGFRAGEGVQEAACLIDMVEPAGADTYVVSNLGGKQVTARLHAETRAQPGQMLDLAFDLSKVSYFSPATGERLN from the coding sequence ATGAAACCCATTCTGGACATCACCAACCTGCGCAAGAACTACGGGTCGACAGAGATCCTGAAGGACATCAACGTCAGCATCGAGCCGGGTGACTTCCTGGTGCTGGTCGGCCCTTCCGGCTGCGGCAAATCCACGCTCTTGAACTGCATCGCCGGGCTGGAGCCGATCTCCGGCGGGCAGATCGAAATCGGCGGCCGCGACATGACTCATGTCAGCCCCAAGGACCGCGACATCGCCATGGTGTTCCAGTCCTATGCGCTCTACCCGACGATGACGGTCGCCAAGAACATCACATTTGGCATGAAAGTGCGCGGCGCCGATGCCGCGACGCAAGAACGCAAGCTGAAGGAAGTCGCGGCGCAGCTGCAGATCGAGGCGCTCTTGGACCGCCGCCCCGGACAGCTGTCCGGCGGCCAGCGCCAGCGGGTGGCGATGGGCCGGGCGCTGGTGCGCGATCCCAAGCTGTTCCTGTTCGACGAGCCGCTGTCGAACCTCGACGCCAAGCTGCGGGTCGAGATGCGCACCGAGATCAAGAAACTGCACCACAATCTTGGCGCCACCATGGTCTATGTCACCCACGACCAGATCGAGGCGATGACGCTGGCCACCAAGATCGTGGTGATGAAGGGCGGCGTGGTGCAGCAGATCGGCACCCCCGCCGAGATTTACAACAAGCCCGCCAACCTGTTTGTGGCCGACTTTATGGGCAGCCCGGCGATGAACCTGATCCCGGCCCGTGCCGAGGCCAATGGCCAGGGCACGCGGATCGAGATGGACTGCGGCGGCAGCGCCCCGATCGTGCTGAAGGACAGCCGCGCCACCGGCCTGCCGCAGGATGTGATCCTGGGCGTGCGTCCCGAAGACATCGCCGAGGCGGGCTTCCGCGCCGGCGAAGGCGTGCAGGAGGCCGCCTGCCTCATCGACATGGTGGAACCCGCGGGCGCCGACACCTATGTGGTCTCCAATCTCGGCGGCAAGCAGGTGACCGCGCGGCTGCACGCGGAAACCCGGGCCCAGCCGGGGCAGATGCTGGATCTGGCCTTTGACCTGTCCAAGGTCTCCTATTTCTCGCCTGCAACCGGCGAGCGGCTGAATTGA
- a CDS encoding glucokinase, translated as MTGLRLAADAGGTNTRLGLARDGVLLADTVQSFRNDAHGSFAEVMDIYLQDAAPGGVAEVAIAIAGPVTGATARLTNRNWHFDAAALSRHLNGARAHLLNDLAALGQACPHLGADCLDTVIPPAEGSGGDGQRLVVGIGTGFNLSPVLDAGGQVQCLNVEYGHVSLPLDVVKHLLRHVPETERFATVEHLFSGRGHAAVRAHFPEGDTGTQDFQAFYAHLLALLARNLMLAFLPAQGLYFAGAVARSILTSPARGLFAERFQQPFELDARIAAPVHVILDDAAALKGCAALRLPGPHCWK; from the coding sequence TTGACCGGGTTGCGGCTGGCCGCCGATGCGGGCGGCACCAACACGCGGCTGGGGCTGGCGCGGGACGGCGTGCTGCTGGCAGACACGGTGCAAAGCTTCCGCAACGACGCCCATGGCAGTTTTGCGGAAGTGATGGACATATACCTTCAGGATGCCGCCCCCGGCGGCGTGGCAGAGGTGGCGATTGCCATCGCCGGACCTGTCACCGGTGCCACTGCGCGGCTGACCAACCGGAACTGGCACTTCGACGCTGCAGCGCTGTCGCGGCATCTGAACGGCGCGCGCGCGCATCTGCTCAATGACCTGGCCGCGCTGGGTCAGGCCTGCCCGCATCTGGGCGCAGACTGCCTTGATACGGTGATCCCGCCCGCAGAGGGTTCAGGCGGGGACGGCCAGCGCCTGGTCGTTGGCATCGGAACCGGCTTCAACCTCTCGCCGGTGCTGGACGCCGGCGGCCAGGTCCAATGCCTGAACGTGGAATACGGCCATGTCAGCCTGCCGCTGGACGTGGTCAAGCACCTGCTCCGCCATGTGCCGGAGACAGAAAGGTTTGCCACGGTTGAGCATCTGTTTTCCGGCCGCGGCCATGCGGCGGTGCGGGCGCATTTCCCCGAAGGAGACACCGGCACGCAGGACTTCCAGGCTTTCTATGCCCATCTGCTGGCACTTCTGGCGCGCAACCTGATGCTGGCCTTCCTGCCGGCGCAGGGCCTGTATTTCGCCGGCGCCGTGGCCCGCAGCATCCTTACCTCCCCGGCGCGGGGGCTCTTTGCGGAGCGTTTCCAGCAGCCTTTCGAACTCGACGCCCGCATCGCCGCGCCAGTGCATGTCATCCTCGATGACGCCGCCGCTCTGAAAGGTTGTGCCGCCCTGCGTCTGCCTGGGCCGCACTGCTGGAAGTAG
- a CDS encoding NnrS family protein yields the protein MRKLGYPAAVMGLSLCDTVFLIEAAVGNVWYCLDVAHIAFAGMLLLLFSAGARPVPAFTRNWQAQQDDAGPPVRNATQLRTLLMGMLFMALAVKPAGFAAAASAIWAAAGTMMLWFIRGWRTGKALFNPLLAAQHLAFVWLAFGTLAFGAAGLGIIAYPVPDTLHANTIGAMTGFIMAISVRAGSHRPDGEMRAGAGFTAGCTLVWLAACTRLAPPLLPAFSQSLTTTAAVLWCAGWLAFIAAFLPALSGPIRRPVLSGRSSGRL from the coding sequence ATTCGCAAGCTTGGGTATCCGGCTGCAGTCATGGGCCTTTCCCTCTGCGATACCGTGTTCCTGATCGAGGCAGCCGTCGGCAATGTCTGGTACTGCCTTGACGTGGCGCATATTGCCTTCGCTGGCATGCTGCTGTTGTTGTTCTCTGCCGGTGCCCGGCCAGTCCCTGCCTTTACCCGGAACTGGCAGGCCCAGCAGGACGATGCAGGCCCGCCGGTGCGGAACGCAACGCAGCTGCGCACTCTGCTGATGGGCATGCTGTTTATGGCACTGGCAGTGAAGCCCGCCGGGTTTGCAGCTGCGGCCTCCGCCATATGGGCCGCGGCAGGTACAATGATGCTATGGTTCATACGGGGCTGGAGAACCGGGAAAGCGCTCTTTAATCCGCTGCTGGCAGCGCAGCACCTGGCCTTTGTCTGGCTGGCCTTCGGCACACTGGCTTTCGGTGCCGCCGGGCTTGGCATCATCGCTTATCCGGTTCCTGACACGCTTCACGCCAATACCATCGGCGCCATGACCGGGTTCATAATGGCCATTTCCGTCCGGGCGGGCAGCCATCGACCGGACGGGGAAATGCGTGCAGGCGCCGGGTTCACGGCCGGATGCACGCTGGTGTGGCTTGCCGCCTGCACCCGTCTGGCTCCGCCTCTTCTTCCGGCCTTTTCCCAGAGCCTGACAACAACCGCCGCCGTGCTTTGGTGCGCCGGCTGGCTTGCCTTCATTGCCGCTTTTCTGCCTGCGCTCTCTGGCCCGATCCGGCGGCCTGTCCTCAGCGGTCGCAGTTCCGGGCGGCTGTGA
- a CDS encoding serine/threonine protein kinase: protein MTGTAPKDPPADASAAGGADDRTQVISEAQALSMPHLPAAPRERPQTAPAGEPPAAASAGPAPLARPATAAAASGLSPGTVINNNYRIQAALKSGGMGEVYQGIEIGTEDPVAIKAIRPELISDAQAGDMFRREARTLRLLTDDAIVRYYNYVHDRDLDRYFLVMEFIGGIPLSDCLRQYGPLPAETGKVLLQRLAKGLAKAHSKGVVHRDLSPDNVMLPDGLVSEARLIDFGIARAQTIPEGAAAGKFAGKFKYVAPEQLGHFGGSTGPATDIYGLALLTAAALLGKPLDMGSSISEAVLARREVPDLSALPEVFQPLLARMLEPDPASRPASMQDVLQLLDGLDAKQGPSARPPERLPQPVPGLQVSAAGMALPLQAAIPDLQVPASAGSRGRPPPFAPAGHVPPEPALAEKPVAGRKAAVFGTLLLCALAGSAGWHAWRTGLLQAGSAAQASGDGQPGAQPAAPDIPPPSPGTREGFLAAFDAGACSFATRIAAGPSAGMVETHSADGSGFDGLPAAFEDRFGTRPALLQRTITPDQCPAADMARALQGRHPDPVQLTLSGDQAVSGEAVQAGIRVPPGQSLWVVLISDQGKVYNLSSRLAPGHGANRHLEFALALAPEAKAAPQLVLAVASGTPLVRAATAPDGKKAAELLPQVLEEIRSDRGQASAALSYVLLTAPVADSGVLDH, encoded by the coding sequence GTGACCGGGACAGCCCCCAAGGATCCCCCGGCTGACGCATCCGCTGCCGGCGGCGCGGACGACCGGACGCAGGTCATTAGCGAGGCGCAGGCGCTGAGCATGCCGCATCTGCCCGCTGCTCCCCGGGAGCGTCCGCAGACGGCACCCGCGGGCGAACCGCCCGCTGCCGCAAGCGCCGGACCTGCTCCGCTGGCCCGCCCGGCCACCGCCGCCGCGGCTTCCGGGCTCAGCCCGGGCACCGTGATCAACAACAACTACCGCATTCAGGCGGCGCTGAAATCCGGCGGCATGGGCGAGGTGTACCAGGGCATTGAAATCGGCACCGAGGATCCGGTGGCGATCAAGGCAATCCGGCCGGAACTGATCAGCGACGCGCAGGCTGGCGACATGTTCCGGCGCGAGGCCCGCACCCTGCGGCTGCTGACCGATGATGCCATTGTCCGGTATTACAATTACGTCCATGACCGTGATCTGGACCGTTACTTTCTGGTGATGGAATTCATCGGCGGCATCCCCTTGTCGGACTGCCTGCGCCAGTATGGCCCGCTTCCGGCTGAGACCGGAAAAGTCCTGCTGCAGCGCCTGGCCAAGGGGCTGGCCAAGGCGCACAGCAAGGGTGTTGTGCACCGCGACCTGTCGCCGGACAACGTCATGCTGCCCGATGGTCTCGTCAGCGAGGCGCGGCTGATCGACTTTGGCATTGCCAGGGCGCAAACGATCCCCGAGGGCGCCGCTGCGGGCAAGTTTGCCGGCAAGTTCAAATACGTTGCCCCGGAGCAGCTGGGCCACTTCGGCGGCAGCACCGGCCCGGCAACCGACATCTACGGGCTGGCCCTGCTGACTGCGGCGGCACTGCTCGGCAAGCCGCTGGACATGGGCAGCTCGATCTCCGAAGCGGTCCTGGCCCGCCGCGAGGTGCCGGATTTGTCAGCACTGCCAGAGGTGTTCCAGCCGCTGCTTGCACGGATGCTGGAACCTGACCCGGCCAGCCGGCCCGCATCGATGCAGGATGTGCTGCAGCTGCTTGACGGCCTCGATGCAAAGCAGGGGCCGTCTGCCCGGCCGCCGGAACGCCTGCCGCAGCCGGTGCCAGGGCTGCAGGTATCCGCGGCCGGAATGGCCCTGCCGCTGCAGGCTGCCATCCCGGATTTACAGGTCCCTGCATCTGCCGGATCCCGTGGCCGCCCTCCACCGTTTGCCCCGGCTGGGCATGTGCCGCCAGAACCGGCGCTTGCTGAGAAGCCTGTGGCCGGACGCAAGGCCGCCGTATTCGGAACACTCCTGCTGTGTGCCCTTGCCGGCAGCGCCGGCTGGCATGCCTGGCGGACAGGGCTGCTGCAGGCCGGATCTGCTGCTCAGGCCTCCGGTGACGGGCAACCGGGGGCACAGCCGGCCGCCCCGGATATTCCGCCGCCTTCCCCAGGTACCCGCGAAGGGTTTCTTGCGGCATTCGACGCCGGAGCCTGCAGCTTTGCCACCCGGATCGCCGCAGGTCCCAGCGCGGGAATGGTGGAAACCCATTCGGCGGATGGCAGCGGCTTTGACGGCTTGCCCGCAGCTTTCGAGGATCGCTTCGGCACCCGCCCCGCGCTGCTGCAGCGCACAATAACCCCGGACCAATGCCCGGCGGCGGATATGGCCCGCGCCCTCCAGGGCCGCCACCCGGATCCCGTGCAGCTGACGCTTTCAGGCGATCAGGCTGTCAGCGGCGAAGCGGTGCAAGCCGGCATCCGGGTGCCGCCTGGCCAATCGCTCTGGGTGGTTCTGATCAGCGACCAGGGCAAAGTCTACAACCTGTCCAGCCGGCTGGCCCCAGGCCACGGCGCAAACCGGCACCTGGAATTCGCCCTAGCCCTGGCGCCAGAAGCAAAAGCAGCTCCGCAGCTGGTTCTGGCCGTGGCAAGCGGCACGCCCCTGGTCCGCGCCGCCACCGCGCCGGACGGCAAAAAAGCGGCGGAACTGCTGCCGCAAGTGCTGGAGGAAATCCGGTCGGACCGCGGCCAAGCCAGCGCGGCCCTTTCCTATGTTCTGCTGACGGCTCCTGTTGCTGACTCTGGCGTTCTTGATCACTGA
- a CDS encoding PP2C family protein-serine/threonine phosphatase — translation MRTVTAEFCPEFETGSATDVGCRRDVNEDALLARPDWGLWAVADGMGGHEAGDFASSAIVRQLDTIGHAASGEDLTSRLMDRLLLANRLIRARGEELGGSTVGSTVVTLLVHGCHYTCIWSGDSRAYLLRNGQLVQQSRDHTEANALLIAGTITPEEAENWPRKNVITRAVGTGNEPQCDQVCGRLEPGDVFCLCSDGLTEHMQDHEIAACLASMPPQQACDALIRETRNRGARDNVTVVAVRCTAASGTGRWPASDILDDLA, via the coding sequence ATGCGGACGGTGACAGCTGAGTTCTGCCCCGAATTTGAAACCGGGTCGGCCACTGATGTAGGGTGCCGCCGTGATGTGAACGAAGACGCCCTGCTGGCGCGCCCTGACTGGGGACTGTGGGCCGTGGCTGACGGAATGGGCGGCCATGAGGCAGGCGACTTTGCCAGCTCCGCGATTGTCCGGCAGCTGGATACCATCGGTCATGCCGCCTCTGGCGAGGACCTGACGTCCCGGCTGATGGACCGGCTGCTCCTGGCCAACCGGCTGATCCGGGCGCGCGGCGAAGAACTGGGCGGCAGCACGGTCGGCTCCACCGTTGTCACCCTGCTTGTGCATGGCTGCCACTACACCTGCATCTGGTCGGGGGACAGCCGCGCCTACCTTCTGCGCAACGGCCAGCTGGTCCAGCAAAGCCGCGACCACACGGAGGCAAACGCCCTGCTCATCGCAGGCACGATAACGCCGGAAGAGGCCGAGAACTGGCCCCGCAAGAACGTGATCACCCGGGCTGTCGGCACCGGCAATGAACCGCAGTGCGACCAGGTCTGCGGCAGGCTTGAGCCAGGCGATGTTTTTTGTCTTTGCTCGGACGGGCTGACCGAACATATGCAGGACCACGAAATCGCGGCCTGCCTTGCATCCATGCCGCCGCAACAGGCCTGTGATGCGCTGATCCGCGAAACACGCAACCGCGGTGCCAGGGACAATGTGACGGTTGTGGCCGTCCGCTGCACTGCTGCCAGCGGCACAGGCCGCTGGCCCGCCAGCGACATCCTGGATGACTTGGCGTGA
- the tagF gene encoding type VI secretion system-associated protein TagF yields the protein MEADIGLLGKHPGYGDFLRANVAPRVAEQLEAWLDSCLPEIRDQRGQDWPAFWEQAQDLRFWIGRAVLGRSLMGVLRCSRDRAGRRYPLFLVAQGAAVPAPLQDPDQSAYEALAAHFSVMQPGQGGAALLDGLHLQLPAEDDAAAQRGSMLWAHQPNGDLPKLLQAASAADAERALLTRSYWWAPASGAKAAIWLGCSGMPAAPALHWLLAGTPRSTEDADGDS from the coding sequence ATGGAAGCGGACATCGGCCTGTTAGGCAAACATCCCGGATACGGCGATTTTCTCCGTGCCAATGTGGCGCCCCGGGTGGCGGAGCAGCTGGAAGCCTGGCTCGACAGCTGCCTGCCGGAGATCCGCGACCAGCGGGGGCAGGACTGGCCGGCATTCTGGGAGCAGGCGCAGGATCTGCGGTTCTGGATCGGGCGCGCCGTGCTGGGACGCAGCCTGATGGGAGTGCTGCGCTGCTCGCGCGACCGCGCCGGGCGGCGCTACCCTTTGTTTCTGGTTGCCCAAGGGGCCGCGGTGCCCGCCCCGCTGCAGGATCCGGACCAGTCCGCCTATGAGGCGCTGGCCGCGCATTTCTCGGTCATGCAGCCGGGCCAGGGCGGGGCAGCATTGCTGGACGGCCTTCATCTGCAGCTGCCTGCCGAAGATGACGCCGCCGCACAGAGGGGCAGCATGCTGTGGGCGCATCAGCCGAACGGCGATCTGCCGAAGCTGCTTCAGGCGGCCAGCGCCGCCGATGCTGAACGCGCACTGCTGACCCGCAGCTACTGGTGGGCGCCTGCCAGCGGTGCCAAGGCCGCCATCTGGCTCGGATGCAGCGGCATGCCCGCGGCGCCGGCCCTTCACTGGCTGCTGGCCGGCACCCCGCGCAGCACAGAGGATGCGGACGGTGACAGCTGA